In Fastidiosipila sp., a genomic segment contains:
- a CDS encoding ATP-binding protein — MQPSDSTSYQSLIENLRYLKLPKFEEKLSETLDRVQKRDLSVLEALHLLSNAEVDNKKQLSMLRSIRMAGFPHHKGLKDFDFDFQPTVNRGQLYDLATLGFIENKENIVFLGSPGVGKTHLATALGIEAARHRISCYFIKANILLARLRKAKEENRLEASLRYYVRHRLLIIDELGFLPIQKGDEKLLFQVIDQRYEKKSTIVTTNVQFSDWGDLFEDPTIAHAILDRLLHHSHVLAIVGDSYRTKDLVGMRAQTREE, encoded by the coding sequence ATGCAGCCATCTGACAGTACCAGTTACCAATCGCTGATTGAGAATTTGCGCTACTTGAAACTTCCGAAATTTGAGGAGAAACTTTCCGAAACGCTGGATCGCGTGCAAAAGCGTGATCTGTCCGTGCTTGAAGCCCTGCATCTTTTGAGTAATGCCGAAGTTGACAACAAAAAACAGCTGTCGATGCTGCGATCCATCCGGATGGCCGGTTTCCCGCACCATAAAGGCCTTAAGGATTTTGATTTTGATTTCCAGCCCACCGTCAATCGCGGGCAGCTATATGATCTGGCAACGCTCGGCTTCATCGAGAACAAGGAGAACATTGTGTTTTTGGGTTCCCCGGGAGTCGGTAAAACGCACCTGGCAACCGCCTTGGGGATTGAGGCTGCCAGGCATCGGATCTCTTGCTATTTCATTAAGGCTAATATCCTGCTTGCCAGACTCCGCAAGGCGAAAGAAGAGAATCGTCTGGAGGCAAGCTTGCGTTACTACGTGCGCCACCGCTTGTTGATTATTGATGAGCTGGGCTTTCTGCCTATCCAAAAAGGCGATGAAAAACTTCTGTTTCAGGTGATTGACCAGCGCTATGAGAAAAAAAGCACGATCGTCACGACTAACGTTCAATTCTCGGATTGGGGAGATTTATTTGAGGACCCGACCATCGCGCATGCGATTCTCGACAGGCTTCTGCATCACTCACATGTCTTGGCCATTGTCGGCGACTCTTACCGGACAAAAGATCTTGTGGGGATGCGAGCCCAAACAAGGGAAGAATAA